The genomic DNA CCTTCAATAATGCATATTCTTTTGACAAACCACCCAACTTTTCATTCACTTGATCAGCTTCAGTATCCACGTATTCAAGTTCTAGGCAAGGTAAACCTTTTTCCTGTGGAATTTCTAATGCAGAATTCAAAGGTGAAGATAAAAGTACTTTTGTTTTATGGTTTATCAGAAAAGCATCATTAACATTCTTCATCAGATCAGAAGGATGAGAGAAAAATTCAGAATTAAATTTCTCTGTGGCATCCTGAGAACAATCAACCGAAATTCCACTAGCATCTACAACCTGAAAAGTGCAAAACTTTGAAAGTATCGGTACTGTCACAAAATTTCCAAGGAGTAGAGTACGAGAACATAACCATGAAGTGGCACAAGATTCAAGAAGTAGTTTTGCACTTTCATCTCCTAATACTTCTGCCACATCAGGTGAATTAAAAGATGATACATTTGGTTTGGGTGAACTTGATATTGACTCTTCATATCTTGTTGAACTAAACTGACCAGTAGCAAGAGAGCTAAGCTTTGACTTAGAGTAAGATGGTGTCACGGGGGATGAAATCTTTCCATTTTCAAATTGACCATTGGCTCTCTTTCCAGTAAAATTTGTTCCACAAAATATATCACTGTTCTTTGTGAAATCATTTTTTGAGTAAACCAGCTCTAAATATAATTCCTTGCAATCAGAAGATGAAAGACTTGAGGGGCTATGCAACTTGCTGTTCCCATTAACACCAACTGCAGATTGACTTTGAATAAGAGAAACAAATATGATCCTCCCTGAAGTGGGGCAACCCAGTGAAGATGAAAGGTTTGAAGATAACCGAACTCCATTCTTCAAAAcctaacaaaacaaaaacaaaagacatatatataaataaatcatttaaaaaaactaCACTGCAAATTCAATGCCCTATTGGTATTAACCCTCAAAAGAAAAGCACAAAATTATCAGAACCAATGCTTATGCTAAGTGACTCCATCAAAATTTTGACAGATTATGAAAATGAACTccttaaaaacataaaataccaAGCGTTTATCCCACTATGCgaggttggctacatgaattctaacttcCAGTTCATTTCTATAAATAGCCATTTCTCCCACCAAGTTCTTTTTAGTCTTCATTTATCTCTCGTCTAACTAACttattccattccatccactctcctcactAGACGCCTattgtcttcttctcacataaccatcttaatcatgtctCCTGCATCTTAACTTCAACGGGAGCCACTTTGACCTTATGACAAATAACCGCATtcctaattttatctttttttgtaaggtcacacatccatcttagcattctCATCTCAATTATGCTCATAGTTTGCACATGTTGAGACTTTTTTGCCCAACATGCTGTGTGATACTCATACAACAAAGCTGATTTTATAGCTATCTTGTAAAACTTTCCTTTAGGTTTAATGGAATCTTACTATCACAAATAACACCAGATTCAATTTTCCAATTTAATCATTCAGCCTTAATCTCATCAATCTTCCCATCCTTTTGGATGATTGATTCGAGACTAAGATATCTAAATTGATCTTTTCTAGGTACGATTTGATCTTCCAATTCTCCAATACATCATCCATGCTTTAGATTTTCAATAAACTTACATTTCACGTATGTTGAAAAGATGAATGTCCAATCTCCAATACATCATCCATGCTTTAGATGCTAGTGGAATTTCGGTTGATTGTACTTCTCAGGATACCacagagaaatttaaatttgaatttttctctCATCCTTCTGATCTGATGAAGAATGTTAAGAAGCTTTTGTGATAAACCATAAAACAAAAGTACTTTTATCTTCACCTTTGAATTCTACATTAGAAATTCCACAGGAAAAAGGTTTACTTGCCTAGAACTTGAATATGTCGATACTGAAGCTGATCGAGTGAATGAAAAGTTGGGTGGTTTGTCAAAAGAATATGCATTATTGAAGGATATAATAATTTGCTTATCAATGAAAGACACTTTGTCAAGGTATGTGtttaacatcctcattaattCAATGTTTAGATGCAATTTTGGTTTTGATCTCATCATTTACATAACAAGTCAAGTCTCCAGGCTTTATGGAACTGACTTTTATGATATCATACTGTTCAAGGTCAAGACTgggtttcatttttctttttccacatTAGCTTTCTGAATTTTGTGGAATCTCTATTTGTCCCTCTAGCTAGTTGCTAATCAAATGTCCTTTGAAGAACTTAGCTTGTGTCATTCATACTTTTGAATAGAAGATGATATGCAATCTTTTTTGCTTAGTTTTGTGTGTTgattatttatgtaattgttCTAGTCTGGGTTTGCGGCCTACAAAAGGAGTGCTTCTTCATGGGCCACCTGGCACAGGAAAGACTGCTTTGATTCAAAATATTGCACGTGATACTGGTGTCAACCTTTTTACTGTGAATGGACCCAAAATTATTAGTCAATATTATGGAGAAAGCAAGCAGGCTTTGGTTGAGGTCTTCAATTCAGCTAGACGAGCAACACTAGGAGTGGTTAGATTTCTCCAAACTCTCCTCACCCCCCTTGAaacagaaagagaaaaaaaaaaaaaaaaaaagacaaagcaATTCATTACTTGAAACcttttacccaaaaaaaaataaaaaatctagaTACTGTTTCTAGTTCTCTGTTTGGTATACTTGCTATGCActttttgataaatttcattCTGTACTAATTGAACCATCTGTTGTTATTCATCAACATGTtgatattaattaacaaaaagttACAGTCTTCTATATCTTAACATTATATTTTGTCTATAATGCATCAATTGAATTGACACAGTTGTGGTATATCTCCTCCCCTCCCCCTTTCTGCATATAATATTTCAATGCATCTAGTGTAAGAGATGCCTTAGGATCAGGTTACAAATTATGGATTGAACACTCCCGCTTGCCTACAATGGAATGTTGATTGTGTTAATTATCGTAAAAAGGAATATGTTTTTCCAAACACTGTTTAAGTTTGTATCTGTAAATGTGGTCTGCTTTCCAGAATTCTTGATTTTGTCACTGACCCCTGATTTTCTTCACATACTATCTAAGACACATAAATTATGCATTTGGCTTTTAAGGCAACTAATGGATTTCCGTTAGGCAGGTATTCATCGATGAGTTGGATGCTATTGCCCCTGCACGTAGGGATGGAGGTGAAGAGCTGTCTCAGAGAATGGTTGCAACTTTACTGAATTTGATGGATGGAATTTGCAGGACTGATAACCTACTTGTCATtgctgcaacaaacaggcctGATAGCATTGAGCCTGCACTCCGACGGCCTGGTAGACTTGACAGGGAGATTGAAATAGGTGATCAGAAATCTAAGTTCCTTATTTCCTCAAGCTCTTacaaaaaaatgattattttctgCTTGACACTCCATGTTATTGTTCAGTCTTTATGGCATGAGGTTGATTTTTAACCTAAAAATGTGTTGTAGTCATTGTTGCTATCACTAGTGAATTCTTTGGTTAGTAACTGTGCTTACAGATtagtttgacaatttttttatgaGCAAATAAATCAAGGGAGTAATTTTAGTAGTTATTACATTGGGAAGTCCAAAAGTTATAATAACCATAGAAAATGTTATCTTAATTATTACTTCAAATTTACTGTGTGAGAATGTAGAAAAAAAGATTTCGCAAGGGtattatttgaaaatgatataatagCTTTTTTAAAGGCCATCTCCAATGTGAGGCTCCCCATTTAGCAAGGGTTAGGGGAAGGTTGTATTTGTGCATGACCTTACCTTCtgctttttttttggtaaatggGCTGTTTTAAGTAGAACATTTAAACTTATGGTTTCGAAGGGGTAACCTCATTCGTATCACTCGAACTTTTGACCTTCCTTTACATCCTTTCTTAGATATTTGTTCAATTCCATCAACTGTCATggaccaaactatcttaatcaTGTCACACACACATTATCTTCAAAATGAGCCACTCCGATCTTATTATGAAAAggctcatttctaattttatcttctcttgTATGGCTacatttttatcttaatattttcaTCTTTGTTACGCTaatattttgcatatgttggTGCTTTGTTACCCAACATTATGTGCCATGAAATAGAGCTAGTGTAATATCTGTCCTATAAAAAGTCTTTCTTTGTAGATGTCTTAAAACTTAT from Diospyros lotus cultivar Yz01 chromosome 4, ASM1463336v1, whole genome shotgun sequence includes the following:
- the LOC127799520 gene encoding calmodulin-interacting protein 111-like isoform X1 is translated as MICNLFCLVLCVDYLCNCSSLGLRPTKGVLLHGPPGTGKTALIQNIARDTGVNLFTVNGPKIISQYYGESKQALVEVFNSARRATLGVVFIDELDAIAPARRDGGEELSQRMVATLLNLMDGICRTDNLLVIAATNRPDSIEPALRRPGRLDREIEIGDQKSKFLISSSSYKKMIIFCLTLHVIVQSLWHEVDF
- the LOC127799520 gene encoding calmodulin-interacting protein 111-like isoform X2, coding for MKDTLSSLGLRPTKGVLLHGPPGTGKTALIQNIARDTGVNLFTVNGPKIISQYYGESKQALVEVFNSARRATLGVVFIDELDAIAPARRDGGEELSQRMVATLLNLMDGICRTDNLLVIAATNRPDSIEPALRRPGRLDREIEIGDQKSKFLISSSSYKKMIIFCLTLHVIVQSLWHEVDF